In Magnolia sinica isolate HGM2019 chromosome 16, MsV1, whole genome shotgun sequence, the genomic window gaatatttggccattttacatgtctagtccattcactctattttactgatcatgaccctcaaattgactagttactcgccccgatcatgctacatatgagagagatattgtgcaaacaagattgatcaacaatttgagtgaattttgatttaaacatctgaagttatttacttttcaatctgaactgatcagattgtccaaaactggttaaaggttgttcataatattaaaaatatatgaatgaatagaaaacacagacatcagcttgatccaaaacttctacggcctctaagaaattttaaatggtagaggttcaatcacactatttcctgcgatgtagtccacttgagctttggatatgctttctttttgttctttagacctcaaattatttgttaacatggatgaatggagtggataaaataaataaataacagtggaccccacagagtttattctGGTAaaagtaacgagtaactcacataaatgtagtagagaagggtttccttaaaacattcataatcatatattgggcctgcctgattgtgattcacatatccaacccactcattatgtgtgtcccacttgcatgagggatatcagaccaagtttcaaccacatccatgtctgtattaacttataaatagattggatctcaaataaacatcacccgggccctaagaaggtttcaatagtgggtgtcactatcccactcttttctatggttgGTCCAcgtgaactttggatctaccccgtcaatcagatgcaccattccatgttggcccacgagcttaaaaataaagtcaatccatgacttagctAGGcgacaccacatactatagttgagagggttaccctcccattaaaacattcataatcatttattgggcccacctaaatgtggttcatagatccaacccattcattatgtgtgtcccacttggatgaggagtcaaaccaagtttcatacacatccaaaactcatgtgggccccaccaaatgcttttatatgttttagggatgtcttcacatagttttagatgctatggcccacctgagtttcgtatatgactgatttttggacttaaaggggacacatcaaatgcatggtgttgatgttctacacacatcatggtggggtgtacacagattaacctcatgggaagttcccatgaggtgaccttatagcaccattttactattttaggtaactacttcatgggtgttactctaatcgtatagggaccaccttgatatattttatgtatatcgacaccgtccatatattttttcatcatattttaggatgtgatttcaaatcataagaactaaataatcttaggtgggtcataccaatcaaaacaatatgatgaataaccattaaaaaccttttgaaggccacaaaagttttggatcaatttgatctttgtagtttaccttcatctagatcttctttacattatcaacaagttggattgcaaataaacattactaaaacgttatgatgggctctttataatttttaatggcgaggtactatattatcattctttccagtggtgtggtccacttaagatttaaatctacacaattttttatacccgccccaaaaatgggttggagaaatgtatgggcggcaaggatatacaacacatcatcaaaatctcacctttgttgtctaacttttcaatttttcttctcgaaatacaaaatctagttttttaaaaaatatatatatatatatatatttttacaattcgtcaattttttcacaattttttttaatttttaaaattttctttttcaaaatatcatttttaaaaaaattgaaatctcacttttgttatcaaacttttcaatttttcttgtcaaaatacaaaatctagtttttttttttaaatatatattttttaacaatttgtcagttttttcacaattttgtttaatttttaaaattttctttttcaaaatatcattttttttaatctcacttttgttatataacttttcaaatttccttgtcaaaatacaaaatctagttttcttttttaaaaaatatatatattttttacaatttgtcaattttttcacaaatttgtttaatttttaaaattttctttttcaaaatatcattttttttattgaaatcttttttttaaTTGGGAATTatcagctgttttttttttttttttaaaaatttaaatttttttaaaacattgttaattatttttctaagcttctcaactaatttttttttttttttttgaaattcttaatttttttgagtttcttaatttttgacctgagcattagagacggtttaggatcatctctaatagagactgtCTTTCacaatctctaatagagacggtctgtgacagtctttaatagagacggtctgtgacagggctataagacggccaaggacagtctctaataaaggcGGTCTTTGGCAGTCtcatattacaagtaaaagatggtcaatgaccgtctctaatgcagacggccaatgaccgtctcagatgaccgcatataagatggtcaaagaccgtctctaatgcggacggtttttgaccgtctcagatgactgcatataagacggtcgaagaccatcttaaatgatttgtggatgttcaacattttaagacaatattaaggatggtcaagagccgtctaaaattttagagacggtttatgaccatctctaaaccgtctttaaatcaaagaattttagagacggtccacaaccatctcaaaatccgtccatatatatttttttttttccatttttcacatagtgtgttaaattaaattataaatccaatggatggattggatttgacAGATAAATCACGACAGGACCTATAACCCTTATAACATGATAACCTCAACCCTtattacattacaaccacgaacTCTACACGTCACATAGCAACATCGactcatataacataataacgaccgcccatataatatgacaaccacgacccatgataaccacaacccatattaaccaggacccatataacatgacaatcatgactcatataacatgacaaacgTTACCCATGACAACCATTaaccatataacataacaaccacggcTCATAACATGAccaccatgacccatataacataacaacctccacccttaccacattacaaccatgactcatataatatgataacatgacaaccacgacctatacccatataacatggttatggacgtggttgtaatgtggtaagggtcgtggttgtaatataGTAAAGGTCATGGTTGTCtggttgatgtaattaataacttgattatttttaaataataggagttgaagcccacaatggggtgatccattccgtccaccttgtcagtCAGCTTGCTTTGGGCCCCAAAAGTCATATCTTGgatagtgtccacttctaacaaacatcatagtgagcttggaaagtttcaatagcGAGTGCCattgtcactattattttctatcatgtggcctaCATGacctttggatcaagctgatatttgggtcctagccctaaaatgacatggtaaaaatgatgggcggcatggattatacacatacattaatgtgggcctcacaAGTTGGGCCTCCACCTCACTTTTTCAGCATTAAATACAACATAACTTCTTACTTAAGGTAAAACTGTACAACTATTGCACCAAAGAATAAAGGCATATCGAAACCTGTGAGAGGGTTACCCTACTAATATTTGAAAGGTAGAACTTTTGAGAAATCGACGATACAATGATGCTAGTACGGTCAAAATCGCCTTGTAATATTGCGTCACTGCCCACGTACCAACTTAGAGAATCCTATTCACCGTGTgtaaactctctccctctctatttatctcactctctctgtctctctccttatctctatCTGTGTGTGTCTCAGGGAGATAACGAAAGCAATGGACAGAGAAGATGGAGAGGCAAAAGCTCGTGAAGTTGCACAAGGAGGAGTAGATGCAAAATATCATGTTCTACTCGTAGCCTTTGCCTCCCAAGGCCACATTAACCCCATGCTTAAGTTAGGCAAACGCCTTGCATCTAAGGGCCTTCATGTGACACTGGCCACCACCGAAACGGCCCGCCATCGCATGGTCAAAGCCAACATCACCACGACCGCCACCACCACCAACAACCCAATTCATCTCGAATTCTTTTCAGATGGATTGCCCATCGACTTCGACCGTCTGAACAAAATGGACCACTTCTTTGACCAGCTCGAGCAACATGGCCCCACCAACCTCTCAAACCTGATTGAATCCCTATCGAATTGCAACGGCTCAAAGTTCTCCTGCATCATCAACAACCCGTTCGTCCCATGGGTCGCGGATGTTGCCCAAGATCATGGAATCCCATGTGCCATGCTGTGGATACAACCATGTGCCCTCTATGCCATTTACTACCGATACTACAACGGTTTGAATCAGTTTCCGACTATAGCATATCCAAACATGCCTGTCGATTTGCCGGGCCTTCCGATACTATGTAAAGAAGATCTTCCATCTTTTGTTCTGCCGTCCAATACTTTCAGTAGTGTTTCGAAAACCCTTACTCATCTGTTTGGGAACATGGACAAGGTGAAATGGGTGTTGGGTAACTCCTTCTACGAGCTAGAGAAAGATGCAGTTGAATCAATGGACAAGATTCAACCGATCATCCCCGTTGGCCCACTTGTTTCATCGATGTTGCTTGGAGAAGAAGATGCCACTGATGCAGGCATCGACATGTGGAAGGCTGACGACAGCTGCATCGAATGGTTAGACAAGCAACCGCTTTCATCCGTTGTGTATGTATCATTCGGTAGCCTCGTTGTTCTATCGTCGAAGCAGATGGAGAACATTGCATGGGGTCTAAAGAACAGCTGCCGTCCATTTCTGTGGGTGGTGAAGCCACCTGAATATTCGGTCATGGATCGTACGGGACAATTACCCCTCGAATTATTGAAAGAAATGGACGGTCAAGGTTTAGTGGTTACATGGTGCCCACAGACGAAGGTATTATCACACCCGTCCGTCGCATGTTTTGTAACACACTGTGGGTGGAACTCGATTTTGGAGACGGTCGCTTCAGGTGTGCCGGTCATCACATATCCGCAGTGGACTGATCAGCCAACGAATGCTAAGCTACTAGTGGAGGTGTTCGAGATCGGTGTCCGGTTCAAAGTGGGCCCTGATGGGGTGGTGGGCCAGGATGAGGTGGAGAGATGCATTGCAGATATTACCGAAGGACCGAAGGCTGTTGGATTGAAGAAGAAGGCACTTTACTGGAAGGAGGCGGCGAGAGCGGCAGTGGGGGTCGGTGGATCGTCGGACCGGAATATACAGGTCTTTGTAGACGATGTTATACACAGAGCTAGGGAATATATGAGCCATGAGGTGAGTACATCGCAGTGTCCTCAAGGGTCTTGATTTAACACACAAAAGACCCTCGATcgttgatccagactgttgggaTGATTGGCTCTACCGTGGATGTGGTACTCCGCAATATCCTACTGATAGAACGATACTGATCCTTCTATTGGTGGCCGTAGATCCATGAGAGTCCACTTGCTTGTTTTCAGTTATAGATTATATTGTGAGGTTTGTATAAGGTTTTACATGTGAAAAATGTTAAAAGATTTTCCCAGGTGTGAACTTCACATGCATCCCATGAAACTTGTTTCTCTATCACAGGTGTAAACTTAAACTTGTTTATCTATCACACGTGTTTATCTATAACACGTACTGAtacaggacgcggatttcctgcggaagcctttcgcaggaagttcctgcgctggaaacctatgtggggcccaccgtgatgtttgtgagaaatccacccgtccatctgtttggttagctcattttagggcgtggatATAAAAACGAGCCCGATCCAATACTAAGTGGGCCTAAAAACGTGAGGGTTGAACGTGCACAGTTAAGATATTCATGGGGCTACAGATGTTTTGAATCGGGATAATGTTTGTTTTTTAAGTTCATCCAAGTAGGGACGACGTTACGAACGGCATggaaacatcactgtcgaccgcaggtaggtttcaacggtaggaatttccctagccaccttttcctttaatgcggctcacttgattcttggatcctgctcatttttgtcaatatggtctaaaatgagcttacaaaatggatgtacaagatagatttctcacatacatcaccgtAAGCACCACTTATGTTTCTGCcgcatgtttttaagaaatctactctgtgtgagatcattttaggacacgaggccaaaaatcagccggatccaataccaaagtgggccgaaaacgtgaggattaaaCTTCTACAGTTAAAATAttagtgggctacaaaagttttgaatcagtctaatattcgTGTTCTCAGTTGATGTTATTAACGGTCTGTAAAGATCGTACGgtcgaacccagggaggtttcaacggtaggaatttccctatccACATTTTCCTTCTGccccacatgagtcttggatcCCCCTCACTTTTACTCTCAAATTCTAAAACTAActaggaaaacagatggacgggtctCTGTGGGGCCAGTGTGATATATAGGTCTTTTTTCCCTCGTCGTCCATTtattttcgagattattttaggccataaGCCCAAAATCGAAGTTGATCCTGACCACGTACGCAGTGATGATTCAACGCTCGCCATTAAAATTTTTGTTCCAAGCAGAAGTTTTGATTTGCTGATAttattgttttcccttcatccagtccaTGTGCCTTATTCGTGCCTCATTGATAGACTCATGAGACTTCCAatacgaggtcatgggttcaagtatccgttgtggtgaaatttcactgtggtatgattggatggcaaataaaatcaCAGTGGGcgtttgtgatgatgtggcccaatcttcaattctttcttcaTATGTGGATTGCATGACGACCGAAAGAGGGTAAAAGGACTATACATcgaaattaaaatttactattttttttaaaaaaatttattaataataatattattatttttttaaagtgtgATTTTAAATTGGAAGGAAGCATTTTCTCATAAACTAGACCAATACGATCCACTGTATGGGTCAATTGACCTCGAATGGCTTGATACAGTAAAAATTCATAAGTCGTGTGTCCTGTAATGATACTCCGATAAAAATTTATGGCCTTTACGATTTACACTTCAAACGACAATTTCTCCCTATCTATAATGAATTACTTCGATCGGGATGCACTTGGAGCCCAGTTATGTCATGCCCTACATGGGACTGAGCCTAGATTTGACTAAATATGTTCGTTTTTGTTCAAGCTTGATTTGGTACGGCTGTGTCAAGAATAtttatgtggcccactctatATAAGTCCCCTATACTTGAAAAGAACTCATCACTAAGTTATCCATCATACTCGGATCATGATACTCATACAAATTTGCTACATCGAACGATTGTGAGATCTGCAGGTGTAATGTGCTGGATTTTCgatattttagattttcaaaaatccttaaaaattttcGATATAACTAGCctatgttgtcacttactgacctttGATGCTTGAGGTGAGCATATAtgtgggtggtaccagtaaagaactatacaaatccaattaatcaaccgtataaagctaacgaatccgcccgatcacttaaacatcaagtttagcctcgtgatttgttcacatagggtgcAAATTTAGCTGACATATCAccgactaatcaagacaaccacaactaaataaagatctacccaaaatCGAGATAATTAGGGattagatcttaattaacaaatgaACATGACCCAATTATCCTTTGAGCCTAATAACCAACAATTTAGAATGATTACGACTGAATCACTATTTTCGCTAATTATGAATAAACTACAATATGAACTTAGCTAacccaaaccctaataattgtgtacaagaaatctccctacccaattcattctagaaatgtcaTGATTattcgaacaagctctaaaccacgcgttagtgggccactaacctCGAAACTATAGAATAGTGTCTGTCTTACCAAGCTCAACGTCTATCACGGGTGGTGAGCTGGGTTAGTTTTCATAATCACTCAACTTAGGTTGAAGGCTAGGTGCATGGgatgttgatgtagagcgggtcgtagacAGTTAGATGGCCAAGAttgatcagaaaaggcctggtcggcgagagaagtgatccagaccatcggaccttaaattggacgtatctcgcaatccggaatgagttatctatcgtaaaatatatgattttagggtagaaaaagctactttagccaaccaaccccacttcGCCGGGTTACCCAagccaaatttgtgaaataccgccagattgactgtcgtttccctattttaatt contains:
- the LOC131229541 gene encoding UDP-glycosyltransferase 84B2-like; protein product: MDREDGEAKAREVAQGGVDAKYHVLLVAFASQGHINPMLKLGKRLASKGLHVTLATTETARHRMVKANITTTATTTNNPIHLEFFSDGLPIDFDRLNKMDHFFDQLEQHGPTNLSNLIESLSNCNGSKFSCIINNPFVPWVADVAQDHGIPCAMLWIQPCALYAIYYRYYNGLNQFPTIAYPNMPVDLPGLPILCKEDLPSFVLPSNTFSSVSKTLTHLFGNMDKVKWVLGNSFYELEKDAVESMDKIQPIIPVGPLVSSMLLGEEDATDAGIDMWKADDSCIEWLDKQPLSSVVYVSFGSLVVLSSKQMENIAWGLKNSCRPFLWVVKPPEYSVMDRTGQLPLELLKEMDGQGLVVTWCPQTKVLSHPSVACFVTHCGWNSILETVASGVPVITYPQWTDQPTNAKLLVEVFEIGVRFKVGPDGVVGQDEVERCIADITEGPKAVGLKKKALYWKEAARAAVGVGGSSDRNIQVFVDDVIHRAREYMSHEVSTSQCPQGS